In the Pseudochaenichthys georgianus chromosome 1, fPseGeo1.2, whole genome shotgun sequence genome, one interval contains:
- the spink4 gene encoding serine peptidase inhibitor, Kazal type 4 — protein sequence MIGRLVFLGLLLICVAADAQEDYGLLRKPSCPDTEEIMACPLNLAPVCGSDGNTYANECTLCVQRQTTKMNILIAKEEGC from the exons ATGATTGGAAGACTTGTTTTTCTGGGACTCCTGCTCATCTGCGTGGCTGCAG ATGCTCAGGAGGACTATGGACTCCTGAGAaag CCCTCCTGTCCTGACACGGAGGAGATCATGGCGTGCCCCCTGAACCTCGCTCCTGTGTGCGGCAGCGACGGGAACACTTATGCCAACGAGTGTACCCTGTGTGTCCAGAGGCa AACAACCAAgatgaacattttgattgctaaAGAGGAGGGCTGCTGA